In Candidatus Brocadia sp., the following proteins share a genomic window:
- the sucD gene encoding succinate--CoA ligase subunit alpha, protein MGILIDKDTKVICQGITGHAGSFHAKRMLEYGTKLVAGVTPGKGGTKQHAVPIFDSVVDAVRNTGANASVIYVPAPFAADAIMEAAEAGVELVICITEGIPALDMVKVKRYLSNGKTRLIGPNCPGVITPGACKIGIMPGYIHKPGEVGVVSRSGTLTYEAVWQLTQRGLGQSTCLGIGGDPILGTNFVDILRLFQGDKETQVIVLIGEIGGSAEEEAAEVIKREITKPVIGFIAGRTAPPGKRMGHAGAIISGGKGTAISKIAALENTNVIMVDSPADIGETVAKIILP, encoded by the coding sequence ATGGGTATATTAATAGATAAAGATACGAAGGTAATATGCCAGGGCATAACCGGTCATGCAGGAAGTTTTCACGCCAAACGAATGCTGGAATATGGCACCAAACTTGTCGCAGGTGTTACCCCTGGCAAAGGTGGCACAAAACAGCATGCCGTTCCTATTTTTGACAGTGTAGTCGATGCAGTAAGAAATACGGGGGCAAATGCTTCTGTCATTTACGTACCTGCACCGTTTGCGGCAGATGCCATTATGGAGGCTGCTGAGGCAGGTGTTGAATTGGTGATCTGCATCACAGAAGGTATACCCGCACTGGACATGGTCAAGGTAAAAAGATATCTCTCAAATGGGAAGACACGTCTTATCGGACCCAACTGCCCTGGGGTTATTACGCCTGGTGCATGCAAGATAGGCATTATGCCCGGATATATCCATAAACCAGGTGAGGTGGGTGTTGTTTCACGCAGTGGAACTCTCACATACGAAGCCGTCTGGCAATTGACTCAGAGAGGCTTAGGGCAATCCACGTGCCTGGGTATTGGAGGTGACCCCATTCTGGGAACCAATTTTGTGGATATATTGAGATTGTTCCAGGGTGACAAAGAAACACAAGTAATTGTATTGATAGGAGAGATTGGAGGAAGCGCGGAGGAGGAAGCCGCAGAGGTAATAAAACGAGAGATCACAAAACCAGTCATTGGTTTCATTGCAGGAAGAACGGCGCCACCGGGCAAACGCATGGGTCATGCCGGGGCTATTATCTCAGGTGGCAAAGGTACAGCAATTTCAAAGATTGCTGCGCTTGAAAATACGAATGTTATTATGGTTGACAGCCCTGCCGATATCGGAGAAACCGTAGCAAAGATAATTTTACCGTAA
- the sucC gene encoding ADP-forming succinate--CoA ligase subunit beta, with protein sequence MKLYEFQAKNILKTYGVCIPRGKAISKGNDASAIFREIGCNRCVVKAQVLAGGRGKSGGIQFVNTPEESQACVTGMLGTHLVTRQTDQSGAEIKYVLVEEAVSIKKELYLAITIDRSLCKPVLIASDEGGVEIEEVAKRTPAKIIREPIDIFFGVPPFQARRIASQLNISGALSTKLNNLIMNLFRAFTENDCSLLEINPFAVTTDDEVYALDAKMDIDDNALYRHPEFDQLMSYQDISPAEALARKYRLNYISLDGNIGCLVNGAGLAMATMDIVKLHGGEPANFLDVGGDASLEQVTQAFKIILSDPKVKAVLINIFGGIMKCDIIASGIIQAIKEVGIHIPLVVRLEGTNVELARKILDNSGLSILSAKDMKEAASLVVTASKKNTK encoded by the coding sequence TTGAAGTTATATGAGTTTCAAGCAAAGAATATCCTCAAAACATATGGTGTTTGTATTCCTCGTGGTAAAGCCATATCAAAAGGTAATGATGCATCAGCAATATTCCGGGAAATTGGTTGCAACCGTTGTGTTGTAAAGGCACAGGTCCTTGCCGGCGGCAGAGGGAAAAGCGGAGGTATTCAATTTGTTAACACCCCCGAAGAATCCCAAGCGTGCGTAACAGGCATGCTCGGCACACACCTCGTAACAAGGCAAACTGACCAAAGCGGCGCAGAAATTAAATATGTTCTCGTTGAAGAGGCCGTTTCAATTAAAAAGGAATTGTACCTCGCTATAACGATTGACCGTTCCCTTTGTAAGCCTGTGCTGATTGCCAGCGATGAAGGGGGTGTGGAAATCGAAGAGGTTGCAAAACGAACACCTGCCAAAATCATCAGAGAACCAATTGACATATTCTTTGGTGTACCTCCATTCCAGGCGCGACGTATTGCTTCTCAATTAAACATATCCGGGGCGCTTTCAACAAAGCTGAATAACCTTATCATGAATCTGTTTCGTGCCTTTACAGAAAATGATTGTTCATTACTGGAAATCAATCCATTCGCTGTGACGACAGATGATGAGGTATATGCACTCGATGCAAAGATGGACATCGACGATAATGCCCTTTATCGCCACCCGGAATTCGACCAACTCATGTCATACCAAGACATCTCTCCTGCTGAGGCATTAGCCAGGAAATACAGGCTGAATTATATAAGTCTTGATGGAAATATTGGATGCCTCGTAAACGGTGCAGGCCTTGCCATGGCTACAATGGATATTGTCAAACTCCATGGTGGAGAACCTGCCAACTTTTTAGATGTCGGTGGTGATGCGTCTTTGGAACAGGTCACACAGGCATTCAAGATCATTTTATCCGACCCCAAAGTGAAGGCTGTTTTGATTAATATCTTTGGGGGAATCATGAAGTGTGATATTATCGCGTCCGGTATCATTCAAGCTATCAAAGAAGTAGGCATTCATATCCCTTTGGTTGTCCGGCTGGAGGGGACTAATGTTGAATTGGCAAGAAAAATACTCGACAATTCGGGTTTAAGTATCCTTTCTGCAAAAGATATGAAAGAAGCTGCAAGCCTGGTAGTGACGGCATCAAAAAAGAATACAAAATAA
- a CDS encoding 2-isopropylmalate synthase, with product MLRFNKHRNTLEPEEYIFQLQDSTEPNLFRDVFPYDKIPKIPFNYRLNPMNPPEEIWITDTTFRDGQQSRPPYTVKQIIDLFDLIHKLGGKKGLIRQCEFFLYNAKDQEAVRKCMERGYKYPEVTGWIRAVKSDFKLVKEMGLKETGILCSSSDYHIYLKLNKTRKQAMDMYLDIVRAALEEGIIPRCHFEDITRSDFYGFVVPFAKELMKLSKESKLPVKIRACDTMGMGVSYPGAALPRSVPGIIYGLNHFAGVPSEYLEWHGHNDFYLAVSNATTAWLYGCSGINGTLLGLGERTGNTPIEALVVEYLALRGDDELFDTTVITEIADYYRTEIGHPISPTQPLVGSEFNVTRAGIHSDGLLKNEEIYNIFDTKKLLNRPIGVSVTDKSGIAGIAQWINIFFELKGNEQIPKSHEGVLKIKEWVDKQYIEGRITSISDDEMVEQVSIHLRDFIKSDKLQQSGTAKTK from the coding sequence ATGCTTCGATTTAATAAACATCGTAACACATTAGAACCCGAAGAGTACATTTTCCAATTGCAGGATTCGACAGAACCTAATCTCTTTAGGGATGTCTTCCCCTATGACAAAATACCAAAGATACCATTCAATTATCGCCTCAATCCTATGAACCCACCCGAAGAGATATGGATCACGGATACAACTTTCAGGGATGGGCAACAATCCCGCCCGCCATATACTGTCAAACAGATTATTGATCTTTTCGATCTGATTCACAAACTTGGCGGTAAAAAGGGGCTTATTCGCCAGTGTGAGTTTTTCCTGTACAATGCAAAAGATCAGGAAGCGGTTAGGAAATGCATGGAACGTGGGTATAAATATCCAGAGGTTACCGGATGGATCAGGGCTGTTAAGAGTGACTTCAAATTGGTTAAAGAAATGGGGCTTAAAGAAACTGGTATCTTATGTTCGTCATCAGATTACCATATCTATTTAAAATTAAATAAAACCAGGAAACAGGCAATGGATATGTATCTGGATATTGTGCGAGCCGCGTTGGAAGAGGGTATTATTCCCCGCTGTCACTTCGAGGACATTACCAGGTCCGACTTTTACGGTTTCGTCGTACCCTTTGCCAAGGAGCTAATGAAATTATCTAAAGAAAGCAAACTTCCTGTGAAGATCCGCGCCTGTGATACCATGGGGATGGGAGTCAGTTATCCAGGTGCTGCTTTGCCGCGCAGTGTACCTGGTATTATTTACGGACTCAACCACTTTGCAGGTGTTCCTTCTGAATACCTTGAATGGCATGGTCACAATGATTTTTACCTGGCGGTAAGCAACGCCACTACCGCATGGCTTTACGGATGTAGTGGAATTAATGGTACATTGTTAGGATTGGGAGAACGTACAGGAAATACACCGATAGAAGCTCTGGTAGTTGAATATCTGGCATTACGAGGCGACGATGAACTATTTGATACCACAGTGATCACGGAAATTGCAGATTATTACAGAACTGAAATAGGGCATCCAATCTCTCCAACACAACCCCTTGTGGGCTCAGAATTCAATGTCACCCGTGCAGGTATCCATTCAGATGGGCTACTGAAAAATGAAGAAATATACAATATTTTTGACACCAAGAAACTCTTAAACAGACCCATTGGTGTTTCCGTAACTGACAAATCTGGTATAGCGGGAATTGCACAGTGGATTAATATCTTTTTTGAACTGAAAGGAAACGAGCAAATTCCGAAAAGCCACGAAGGCGTCTTAAAGATAAAGGAATGGGTGGATAAACAATACATCGAGGGACGCATTACCTCTATTTCTGATGACGAAATGGTAGAGCAGGTGAGTATCCATCTCCGGGATTTTATTAAATCAGATAAATTACAACAATCCGGAACTGCTAAAACAAAATAA
- a CDS encoding iron-containing redox enzyme family protein yields the protein MAKSVDVFYDELEAEILKHPAVKNHSYLQKFSKKADKKAAKLYAEQYYCFSRHFSRYLAGAVAICPDEAGRAPLIKNLFEEYGGRSEEQKGMNPELTHPALFRRFLKAVGVDTSKKALDNIQMLPETELFVEKYLNIHYMNYVEALGALGPGTEFIVPTMYVPIRDGLKHAGLSDDDVLFFSAHIELDVEHAANIRKSLEFCSQTDEDQARIRKGAMSFLNTRGVLWNGLERASNFS from the coding sequence ATGGCCAAGTCTGTAGATGTATTTTATGATGAATTGGAAGCGGAGATTTTGAAGCATCCGGCAGTAAAAAATCATTCATATTTACAAAAATTCAGTAAAAAGGCAGATAAGAAGGCTGCTAAACTTTATGCTGAACAATATTATTGTTTCTCAAGGCATTTTTCTCGATATCTGGCCGGCGCCGTTGCAATATGCCCTGATGAAGCAGGGAGGGCGCCTTTAATTAAAAATTTGTTTGAAGAGTATGGTGGTAGATCTGAAGAACAGAAAGGCATGAATCCTGAGCTTACGCACCCCGCTCTTTTCCGCAGGTTTTTAAAAGCCGTAGGTGTTGATACCTCCAAAAAGGCATTAGACAACATTCAGATGTTGCCGGAAACGGAGTTATTTGTAGAGAAATATTTAAATATTCATTATATGAATTATGTTGAAGCGTTGGGAGCGCTGGGACCAGGAACAGAATTCATCGTTCCAACAATGTATGTTCCTATTCGTGATGGATTGAAACATGCCGGTTTAAGTGACGATGATGTTCTGTTTTTCTCCGCCCATATTGAATTGGATGTTGAGCATGCTGCGAATATAAGAAAATCATTAGAATTCTGCAGTCAGACAGATGAGGATCAGGCGAGGATTAGGAAGGGAGCTATGAGTTTTCTTAACACAAGGGGTGTATTGTGGAATGGTTTGGAGAGGGCAAGCAATTTTAGTTGA
- a CDS encoding YceI family protein has translation MTLNAGTYRITADTGKISVYTYKEGVLSAIAHDLLIEVTNFTVNLHVSTDAIPSSMSVEAQIKADSLRVACAMKDGQCQYDILKEKDKADIEEATFKDVLHVAKYPAINFRSHDIKQTSEGDYHVKGELTLHGVTRPIEFDVKTVVGDALQGKVTISQKDYGIKPYKAFLGTLKVKNEVDVVFNLSKLNTRA, from the coding sequence ATGACATTAAATGCTGGTACTTATCGTATTACCGCCGACACTGGAAAAATATCTGTTTATACTTATAAAGAAGGGGTTCTGAGCGCAATAGCCCATGATCTGTTAATTGAGGTAACTAACTTCACGGTCAATCTTCATGTTTCAACTGATGCAATTCCTTCTTCGATGAGCGTCGAAGCACAAATCAAAGCAGATTCACTAAGGGTGGCATGTGCCATGAAAGATGGACAGTGCCAGTATGATATATTAAAAGAGAAAGATAAGGCAGATATTGAAGAAGCTACCTTCAAGGATGTGCTCCATGTTGCTAAATATCCCGCCATTAATTTCCGTTCTCATGATATTAAACAGACAAGTGAAGGAGACTACCACGTAAAAGGTGAATTAACGTTACATGGGGTTACTCGCCCTATAGAATTTGATGTAAAAACTGTTGTGGGGGATGCTTTGCAAGGGAAAGTAACTATATCCCAAAAAGACTACGGGATAAAACCTTACAAGGCTTTTTTAGGAACCCTAAAGGTTAAAAATGAAGTTGATGTTGTTTTTAATCTGTCCAAGCTAAACACGCGGGCATAA
- the murI gene encoding glutamate racemase, with protein sequence MEHLKSESSIAVFDSGIGSISIIKELRRYLPCENYIYLADKKHFPYGQKKHDDLLHIIQNTIGYLTEQFCPKLIVIASNTPSIQVLHKIKTSDTKIFGVFPPVLEAVDCSKTGHIAILATRSTVESPELEEYIKSKKIPPTIKITKFNASPMVELVESGSFLLEKEKSRLIIERELKQLAEIDADIDTMTLSSTHLPFLKNYFSSLRPDVCFIDPAEIIAKKVMVYLRENNIEKKGAGYFRIIVSQDKKLFESIIKKLGIDEEVAEVNFNF encoded by the coding sequence ATGGAACATTTAAAAAGTGAGTCCTCAATAGCAGTTTTTGACTCTGGGATTGGCAGTATTTCAATAATCAAAGAATTGAGACGTTATCTTCCTTGTGAAAATTACATTTATCTTGCTGATAAAAAACATTTCCCTTATGGTCAAAAAAAGCATGATGATTTACTCCATATTATTCAAAACACCATTGGATATCTTACTGAGCAATTTTGTCCTAAACTTATTGTAATTGCCTCCAATACACCGTCTATTCAGGTCCTTCATAAAATAAAAACGAGTGACACAAAAATATTTGGTGTATTTCCTCCGGTTTTAGAGGCAGTGGATTGTTCAAAAACAGGTCATATCGCTATTTTAGCTACCCGCAGTACTGTAGAAAGTCCGGAGTTAGAAGAGTATATAAAATCAAAAAAAATTCCACCGACTATAAAGATTACAAAATTTAATGCATCTCCAATGGTAGAACTGGTTGAATCGGGTTCTTTTTTGTTAGAGAAAGAAAAAAGTCGATTAATAATAGAAAGGGAGTTGAAACAATTGGCAGAAATTGATGCAGATATAGATACGATGACTCTCTCCAGTACTCACCTTCCATTCCTCAAGAACTACTTTTCCTCATTAAGACCTGACGTTTGTTTTATTGATCCTGCAGAAATAATTGCAAAAAAAGTCATGGTATATTTGAGAGAAAATAATATTGAAAAAAAGGGCGCTGGATACTTTCGGATCATCGTTTCCCAAGATAAAAAATTGTTTGAGTCTATTATAAAGAAATTGGGCATTGATGAAGAAGTGGCTGAAGTAAATTTTAATTTTTAA